From one Macrobrachium rosenbergii isolate ZJJX-2024 chromosome 52, ASM4041242v1, whole genome shotgun sequence genomic stretch:
- the LOC136833963 gene encoding tigger transposable element-derived protein 1-like, with protein MEVFRPAGGWFDKFAKRFNIRSVKLHGEAASADTVAAESYPETFKGIIQEMGYRPEQVFNMDETGLFWKRMPSTTYLMKDEAKTTGFKVQKDRITLIMCGNAAGHMLKPGLIYKSANPRALKNKNKNTLPVYWMHNPKAWITKVLASDWFHRVSSPK; from the coding sequence ATGGAAGTTTTCAGGCCAGCAGGGGGGTGGTTTGACAAGTTTGCAAAGCGTTTTAACATCAGGAGTGTGAAGTTGCACGGAGAGGCTGCATCTGCTGACACGGTAGCTGCAGAGAGCTATCCGGAAACCTTCAAAGGAATCATCCAGGAAATGGGATACAGGCCTGAACAGGTCTTCAACATGGATGAGACTGGGCTATTCTGGAAGAGAATGCCATCAACAACATACCTGATGAAGGATGAGGCCAAAACTACTGGATTTAAGGTGCAAAAAGACAGAATCACACTCATTATGTGTGGGAATGCTGCCGGCCACATGCTCAAACCAGGCCTGATTTATAAgtctgcaaaccccagggccctcaaaaataaaaataagaatacccTGCCTGTCTACtggatgcacaaccccaaggcctggataACCAAAGTCTTAGCATCCGACTGGTTCCACCGTGTTTCATCCCCGAAGTGA
- the LOC136833962 gene encoding tigger transposable element-derived protein 1-like: protein MVCRSNSSLPAPPLVQPMDQGVICAFKALYYTFNAPQHLVNAVDAMEDFTLKEYWKTFTIASCLSIIQSAFQDMKKETLNACWKKLWPDAVHDYKGFSPEEIHNGAVNKAVKLAKLLAGEGFTDCTEEEVNTLIDVHCDPLTDDDLLELTKSASEEEEESAQEQEDDEGLSTDRLGIILRAQQQVLFIEEWDLQFEHALKTRNAIDSAMEAYRTLYQTMKNQQQQSKITWFFNPKPKPSQEPPSEESPAKVPVVLAEEFPLSEEEDSEEL, encoded by the coding sequence ATGGTGTGCAGATCAAATTCCTCCCTGCCAGCACCACCTCTCGTACAACCTATGGACCAAGGCGTGATCTGTGCATTTAAGGCCCTCTACTACACGTTTAACGCTCCGCAACACCTGGTTAATGCAGTGGATGCGATGGAGGACTTCACCTTGAAAGAATATTGGAAGACATTCACCATAGCATCATGCCTTTCAATAATTCAATCTGCTTTCcaagatatgaaaaaggaaacactCAATGCATGCTGGAAAAAACTGTGGCCAGATGCAGTCCATGACTACAAGGGCTTCTCGCCAGAGGAGATTCACAATGGGGCTGTCAACAAGGCTGTGAAACTGGCAAAATTGCTTGCGGGTGAAGGATTTACTGATTGCACAGAAGAAGAAGTCAACACTCTCATCGATGTCCACTGTGACCCCCTGACGGATGATGATTTACTTGAGCTGACCAAGTCAGCaagtgaagaggaagaagaatcagCTCAAGAACAAGAGGATGATGAGGGTCTTTCAACTGATCGTCTTGGGATAATCCTGAGGGCACAACAGCAGGTGCTATTTATAGAAGAGTGGGATCTGCAGTTTGAACATGCTCTGAAAACGAGAAATGCAATAGATTCAGCCATGGAGGCATACAGAACCCTCTACCAGACTATGAAAAATCAGCAGCAGCAGAGCAAAATAACTTGGTTCTTCAACCCAAAACCCAAACCTTCGCAAGAACCCCCATCTGAAGAATCCCCGGCAAAAGTACCTGTAGTCCTGGCAGAAGAGTTTCCTCTATCTGAAGAGGAGGACTCTGAGGAGCTGTAA